A window of Nicotiana sylvestris chromosome 8, ASM39365v2, whole genome shotgun sequence genomic DNA:
CTACTGTAGGTTTACAAATTGGCTTACTGGAATCCCTACTTCTAGCAGAAGACCTATATGTCAGAGAAGCCCTAGTTCTAGAAGATGAAGGAGGAGTGGATCTAGGTAGTGAAGAAGAAGAACCTCTAATAGCAACCGACCCTAGACTACGCAATCTTCCCCCTCTCCTGCTTCTAGTAGGAGCAAGGGGAAGTTCATCAACAATAGGAACTTTTTAGggattagggtttgaagaagacgtAGCTGTACGAGGAAGAAGTGAAGATTGAATATTCAAAGATGGAAAACatttttgataaagaaaatacaaaGGATATATTTATACTCAGAAGCAATCGTCAAACAAAAAGGTAATGATGGGAATGTCATAATGAAAACTGTCACTTCGTGATTGATGTAAGCCGTAAAAGAGCCTTAAAAGGCGCTGAAGGGTTGCAGAACCAATAAAAAGTCACCACGTGTCAcatgcattaaatggaagtgacatgcGAAGCGTCAGTTCTGAAGAAGGTATAATGATATGTAGAATGGCGGCAAAAATTCCCGCTTTAATGAGattcacttcccaaatattcaattgatgaataaatggcaagtgggggggactatctgtattgaaaaaaatcaagttaacatttggaattaattatgcGTTGACATGTCAAGACATGTGGATCAATGAAAGAAAGACAGCTAGCAAAGAGCATTCATAGAGACACGAGCCTTAATAAGCACGGGCGAAGATTCGAGAAAACAAGAAGGAGCGATTACTCGGATctcttgataatttgaagagACATCGGAGGAATGAACCTAGATAGCAAAAAGTACAGATATGTATTATATGTAATTAATGAGCATCAATGATGTAAAACGTTATAGAATCTTCATGAAACAGTTACGATTGTCAATTATAATGGTACATTAATGTCATTAATTGCTCATAATGGCTCTattatgagaggaaagaaacgtagtacttagaaatagctataaaaggagagaaatAACATTTGTAAAGGGACACAGAATATTATTGGAATACATTGATTTACTTTGCTTTGCCTACTCCGCTACCTTTCAATTCAATTCTTCCTTTTCATTACATAGTCATTTccttatttgattatcagtaacccgagttcttctaaaattaagctTTAACCGAAATTCTTATTTTCTGGTTAAACAATTAGTATCTTTAATATGCAGTTTTATAATTTCTCACATCTCTAGATATGTGTAAAAATAAAGAATTCTATGTTTCTTTATTTTAAGTTATTTGTATGATTGTCATATGAAAGTTGCTAATTTGCATGTTAATAGAATTAATTGAGAGAAGAATACTTATTTTATGTTGTTCGACATTTGAAATTGTGTTAAAGTTAGAAGACATTTTTGTTCTAGTTAACATCAAAGATATACTAATAACTTGTAGAAACAAATAGTATTCTTTTCTATGGAATTATCACTTCAGTATATATAGATCATAAATTTGATAATATGTCAATTTTTAAGATTCTTTACGCTATTATCCtaatcatttatgattatttatcATCTTTGATAGTTTTCACCATGTCGAATTTGTCAAAGCTTGAGTTTGTGGTACTTGATATTTCTGGAAAGAATTACCTATCATGGGTTCTCGATGTTGAGATTCACTTAGCTGCTAAAGGCCTTGGTGACACCATTATTCAGGGTAATGAGGCATCAAGCCAGGACAAAGCGAAGACCATGAGTTTCCTTCATCATCATTTGTatgaaggtttgaaagttgaATATTTGACAgtgaaagatccacttgaattgtgGACTGGCCTGAAGGAAAGGTATGATCACCTTAAGGCTACGATATTACCAAGGGCTCGATATGAGTGGATGTACTTACGACTGCAAGATTTTAagaccgtaagtgagtataactcTGTTGTATTTCGAATAACTTCCCAACTGAAACTATGTGGGGATATTATGAATGCTGAGGATTTGTTAGAAAAGACTCTTACGACTTTTCATAGCTTAAATATGGtattacaacaacaataccgtgaaaggggttttaaaaagtattctgaattgATCTCATGCCTTCTGGTGGCTAAGCAACATAATACCCTTTTTTCTAAAAATCGTGAAGCCAATCCCACAAGGTCAGCTCCACTTCCTAAAGCGAATATGGTAGCTAGATGTGATAAGTTTGGAAAAAGACAGAATAATAATCATGGTCATATGAATGTATGTAGGCATTGCAATGGTAAGATATGATATAATAGTCATCATCGTGGTGGTCGTGGCAAATGAGAGAACAATATGGGTTCTCAAAACAATCCTTCAAGAGGCAAAAGCGGTAACTGCCATCGCTGTGGCATGAAAGGTCATTGGAAAATTGATACCGCGCACCTGAGCATTTTGTCAGGCTTTATCAAAACTCCATCAAAAGAAAGGCAAATACTGTTGGAGCATCTTCTGCTAATGCCCCAGTGGAGTCTCACTTGAcctttaaaaataattttgaggCAGGgccttcaaacaaaaatgatgaCAATGCCGAGGCAAATCTTgatttgaatgatgatgattttcaaggcctcgatgATCTTACTCATATGGAAGTTGAAGACTTCTTTGGAGATCAAAACTAAAGTTTGATCGTTTTACTGGGGAATGAaattatgttgttatttttattttcagtatttttttgTCTCGTCCTAAAgttgtttttattttaaagtaGCACTTAAATTGTCTTATGTTGTTGTCAGTATTGTTAGTTTTTCGTATTTTTCATGgcgtacttttatttttttatgaagAAAACAAATTTCCCCAGTCTTCAATTGGATCCAATATGAGTAACGAAGATTTATGCCttttggatagtgctacaactcacacaatattaagagaaaagaaatatttctcttattttgttatgaAAAAGGcctatgttaatacaatatctggTAGTACAAAGTTAATTGAGGGCTCTGGAAGAGCGGCCTTATTACTACCTGGAGGAATGATATTACCTATTGATAATGCATTgtattgtagtaagtctcaaagaaacttgttgagtttcaaAGCTATTCGCCAAAATAGCTACCATGTTGAGACATAAAACGAagggaagattgaatatctttatattactacaataaaagCAAGGAAAAAAATATGTGCACGAAAAATTACCCGCATTTCTTTCTGGGTTGTACAACACAAATATTAGTGTGGTTGAATCACATGCCATCGTAAACAAATGGTTTACTACTTCTAATGATTTTATCATTTGGCATGTCGATTGGGCCATCCCGGTTCTAATATAATGCGTAGAATAATAGAGAATTCAAATGGGCACACATTGAAGAacaagaagattcttcaatttaaggaattctcttgtgctgcttgttctcaaggaaaattggtTATTAAACCATCAACAGCTAAAGTTGGGATTGTATCCCTTGCATTTCTGGAACgcatacagggtgatatatgtgggcctatACACCCTTCTTGTGGACCATTCAAGTATTTTATGGTCTTGATAGacgcatctacaagatggtcacatgtgtgcttattgTCAACTcgtaatatggcatttgcgagattgttagCCCAAATAATAAggttaagagcataattttcagattatgcaattaagataattcgtcttgataatgctggtaaATTTACATCTCAGGCCTTTACTGATTATTGtatggccactagaataaaaGTTGAGCATCCGATTGCTCAtattcatactcaaaatggtctagcagaattaTTGATTAAACACCTCTAATTAATAGACAAACAATTGCTAATGAGGACAAAACTTCTCCTTTCAGTGTGGGGACATGCTATTTTGCATACAGCAACACTTATGCACATAAGACCAACTAGTTATCATGAAGTCTCCCTATTACTATTGGCTTTGGTCaagagccaaatatttcccatctaagaatttttggatgtgcGGTATATGTTCCAATTTCTCCACCACAACGTACAAagatgggtccccaaagaaggttgggaGTATATGTTGCTTATGAATCTCTTTCTATTATTAAATATCTGGAGCCTATGACAGGAGATTTGTTTATAGCCAGATTTGCTTATTTTCATTTTGGTGAATCAGTTTTTcgaacattagggggagaaaataaacaGCTGGAAAAAGAGATAGATTGGAACGTATTATCTCTATCTCATTTGGATCCTCGTACagatcaatgtgaacaagaagtTCAAAAGATCATTTATATGCAAAAtgttgcaaatcaattgccagatgcatttactAACCTTCTACGGGTTACTAAATCGCGCATTCCAGCTAtcaatgctccaattcgagttgatgtcCCAGCTAAAAAGTATGATAATGCAAATGAGTCTAGGCCATGCCTTAAACGTGGTAGACTAATCAGTTCTAAGGATAAGAATCCCCgaaaaaggaaaggagaaaaTGATCAAGTTGATCATAACATGGATGCAATTGCTCAAGAGAAGCATAAAGACATAATAATTAATAAGACTTCACAGGAGGTTGTAGTacataaaaataatgaaaatgaagagatttTAATAGGTTATGTCTCTACGAGAAAAAAGTGGAATCGGAATAATATTGTTGTTGACAATAATTTTGCATATAACGTTGCAGTTGAagtaatgcaacaagatgaggatcttgagccAAAATCTGTCGATGAATGTAGatagagaaatgattggccaaaatggaaaaaCACAATTCAAGCGGAATTGGCTTCACTCGAAAAACGTGAAGTTTTCGGACCAATAGTCCGAACGCCTGAAGGTGTCAAGACAGTGGGGTACAAATGGggttttgtgcgaaaacgaaatgagaaGGATGAAGTCgtaagatataaagcacgacttgtggcacaaggattttcacaaagtGTCACGATCCTggtttcccaccctcgggagtcgtgatggcgcctactaatgtgagctaggcaagccaatccttaactgcttactttattaacaaattacttcttttaacaattattagtaatatcatgaaaacaacggaattaaataaatatgcggaaatcaacatatgcatctacccaagaactggtgtcacattactcacgaacttctaagagtactaaatacaaccgtttgaaagaaaaatataaattgtttgtctcggaaacatgagataacagactgaaataaaagatagaggagacaccgggcctgcggacgcctgcaaggctacctcggtatctcggtgggctgaaggctggctcccgcgctactgctgctgtccaatacctggatctgtgcaaaagagaatagagtgtagtatcagcacaaccgaccccatgtgttggtaagtgcctagcctaacctcggcgaagtagtgatgatgctaggaccagactccaaataaacctgtgcagtttatatatatatatacagcggaaaagagatacaggaataaccagtcaatatgggagggggaaacatgctgtgggggtgaatatagttccgaatagaaaggcatcaagtaaggaaagaaacaacataactagaatatcaacaaggaagcagaaatcaacaatttgcatggcatcacccttcgtgtttttactctcattctcaccaaaaaaatacacggcatcacccttcgtgctttacgctcttcctcacccaaacaacaatcacatggaaaatagggtaagggaatctaatacctcgaagtaaatcaaataacaacaagtaatgaaagagacaacataactcggatatcaacaatgAATCAGAAATCagcaaatgcacggcatcacccttcgtgcttttactctcgtcctcatcaAATCAATCATATCACAATaatgtgcacaacatcacccttcgtgcttttactctctttatTCACAATATAGTCAACaaatatcggtacggaatggtacatcgtacggcatgatatcacccttcgtgctttacactctttcctcataatagcaaacaatgcatggcatcacccttcgtgctttaacaatcttcatcacccaaacaacaatcacaaataaaggggcaagggagtagacaaataatggtagaaatctcggtaagggaatacaattaaacaactAAATTcgggcaagggaacaatatcaataaatcttaacatcccagcaagggagataatcaacaaagcaacaaacatcccggcaagggaacaattcaataactcttcCTCTTTCTTTCACctcttactttataactcactttaccacttgagtcaatgctccaaagggttcaattatctcatatactttcaaaattcgtattataactcgagccaatgctcctagaagttcaaagatcacaatttctttcacatgctttttacaacatatagaaatcatcattaaggcataaaagatacaacaaaaatagaatattcgcaatataaagactcacagtcatgctagataccaacgtatagatactcatcaccatgccaaTACGTCGTACTtgacaattagcacgtagcaaataagactcaactcctaatcccttaagctaaggttagaccaaacacttacctcgaagctttgaacaccactcaagcctcaattatagctttacccccttgattccaccaccaatcctcTCGAATcaagtcacaagttacttaattacatcaataagtgctaaatgaatcaaccccaatgcatgaaaatgagttttcccaaagttttacccaaaaagtcaaaatcacccctaggcccacgtggtcaaaacccaaggttcagaccaaaacccgattacccattctcccacgaatccaaatgtataatttgttttgaaatcggacctcaaattgaggtccaaatccccaatttttggaaaaactaagttctacccaaaacacccaatttccccatgaaaatctttgattttaagttgaaatcatgttaaaagatgtcaatgattaaagaaaactagttaaaaatgacttacaattgatttggaaaagaaaggttgtttgaaaaatcgcctcttatgtttttggggttttgaaaagtgaaaaataacttaaaatcccgtctatttatacccctctcagaccctcaccgcggaccgcataaaaaggattgcggccgcggagctataccgcggaccgcataaaaaggactacgGCCGCGAAGCTCCACCGCGAACCGCATTAAAcagactgcggccgcacaggcatccctgaagacctgcagttcagcaccctgtgcggaccgcacaaaggcgactgcggccgcacagcctccactgcgtcccgcacaaaggcgaccacggccgcgctggcccctctgCGGTTGCACGCggtttctcgcggaccgcactaaagggttcagaggcctgcaacttcctgaacctgcaacatctgactttctaagcctaaggcattttGGAACCTActcgaactcacccgagccctcgaaacaccaacccaagtatacacacaacctcaaaaatatcctacagaCATATttgtgtaatcaaattaccaaaataacatcacgaacatcgaattaaacctcgagatcaatgaaatttctcaaaacccttttaaacatcacatttctcaattaaggttcggatcgcgtcaaacgacgttcgtttttaaccaaatttcacaggaatgctCAAGtaatatataagacctgtatcgggcaccggaaccaaaatacgggcccgatccTAACTCGTTCTaataaaatttcatttcaatttccttagacattttcagaaaaataatttccttaaaaaaattcacttcttgggctagggacctcggattccgatttcgggcatacgaccgagtcccatattttcctatggaccctcagggaccgtcaaatcacgagtcctggtccgtttacccaaaatattgaccggagtcaaatttattcattttaacatcaaaacttagcattttttacaaaatttcatatttaacctttccggctacgcgctcgaactgcgcacgcaaattgaggcgactttaaatgaggttttcaaggcctcggaagcacataatgggtaagaaaataggtgatgaccctttgggtcgtcacattttctacctctaaaataaccgtttgtcctcgaacggacagaagaaggaagtacctgagtcggggaataaatgaggataacggctccgcatatcggactcggactcctaggtcgatgcctcaggaggctgacctctccactgaacacgaacagaagggaaactcttggatctcaactgacgaacttgccAGTCTAAAATAGCTATCGAcacctcctcataggacaagtccttgtccaactggacaatgctgaaatctaacacgtgggatggatcaccgtgatacctccgaagcatggacacatgaaaaactggatgcacagctgataagctcggcggcaacgcaagtctataagccacctctcccactcaatcaagaatctcaaacgaacaaatgaacctagggctacgcttgcccttctttccaaatcgcatcacgcccttcataggtgacactcagagcaatacccgctcaccaaccgtaaaagccacatctcgaaccttgcgatctgcatagctctttttcctggactaGATTTTAcgcagtctatcctgaatgatcctgaccttgtccaaggcctcctgaaccagatccgtacccaacaaccgagtctCTCTCAGTTCAAACCATCCAATCAGAGattgacaccgcctaccatataaagcctcataaggagccatctggatactcgactggtaacaattgttgtaggcaaactctgctaaaggcaaatattgatcccacgaacctccaaagtcaataacacaagctcagagcatatcctccaatatctgaatagtccgctcggactgcctgtccatctgaggatgaaatgctgtactcaactcaacctgggtgcccaactctcagtgaactgctctctagaaacacgaagtaaactgcgtacctcggtccgaaatgatagataccggcacaccataaaggcgtacaatctcccggatatagatctcagctaacctctcggatgaataggagactgccaaaagaat
This region includes:
- the LOC104217080 gene encoding uncharacterized protein, producing MSNLSKLEFVVLDISGKNYLSWVLDVEIHLAAKGLGDTIIQGNEASSQDKAKTMSFLHHHLYEGLKVEYLTVKDPLELWTGLKERYDHLKATILPRARYEWMYLRLQDFKTVSEYNSVVFRITSQLKLCGDIMNAEDLLEKTLTTFHSLNMVLQQQYRERGFKKYSELISCLLVAKQHNTLFSKNREANPTRSAPLPKANMVARCDKFGKRQNNNHGHMNVCRHCNGPSNKNDDNAEANLDLNDDDFQGLDDLTHMEVEDFFGDQN